A part of Falco cherrug isolate bFalChe1 chromosome 16, bFalChe1.pri, whole genome shotgun sequence genomic DNA contains:
- the LOC106631667 gene encoding uncharacterized protein LOC106631667 isoform X2, translating into MTVYLLVILLTSPLLSFQWPSLTALLHLLPLAMSSAAAPVAPTLSLDPQQQVYISGNSVKLLCSIPSSPDNVREVQYYADFGFAVSIPVSNVKNYSYDLKITGEDVSGSYSCAYFVMKSMRPVRSERSRWINVNVKSYKIGWIREIIVGGSFFTINGLIFFFSHCLMKRTGVQH; encoded by the exons ATGACCGTCTACCTCCTTGTGATACTCCTCA CCTCCCCTCTCTTGTCATTTCAATGGCCCTCTCTCACAGCTCTCCTCCACTTGCTGCCATTGGCTATGTCCTCTGCAG ctgctcccgTGGCCCCAACTTTATCCCTGGATCCTCAGCAGCAAGTCTATATATCCGGGAACAGTGTCAAGCTCCTCTGCTCCATCCCCTCATCTCCAGATAACGTTAGGGAAGTCCAGTACTATGCAGACTTTGGATTTGCAGTCTCCATCCCAGTATCAAATGTGAAAAACTACAGCTACGATCTCAAAATCACAGGAGAGGATGTCTCTGGGTCTTACAGTTGTGCCTACTTTGTAATGAAGTCTATGCGTCCTGTTCGATCCGAAAGGAGCCGCTGGATCAATGTTAATGTGAAAA GCTATAAAATCGGCTGGATTCGAGAGATCATTGTTGGGGGTTCATTCTTTACCATCAATGGcctcatctttttcttctcccactgCCTGATGAAGAGAACAG GGGTCCAACACTGA
- the LOC106631667 gene encoding uncharacterized protein LOC106631667 isoform X1 yields the protein MTVYLLVILLTSPLLSFQWPSLTALLHLLPLAMSSADLLPVPTLSTDPSYHFYYEGEHLAIICSAATQRKIGGFRFFNQSGEQIDLRAPYPLPFAWLQLKASTASAGTYTCMYFVEDSGQEIPSNRSLPLSIKVQTAPVAPTLSLDPQQQVYISGNSVKLLCSIPSSPDNVREVQYYADFGFAVSIPVSNVKNYSYDLKITGEDVSGSYSCAYFVMKSMRPVRSERSRWINVNVKSYKIGWIREIIVGGSFFTINGLIFFFSHCLMKRTGVQH from the exons ATGACCGTCTACCTCCTTGTGATACTCCTCA CCTCCCCTCTCTTGTCATTTCAATGGCCCTCTCTCACAGCTCTCCTCCACTTGCTGCCATTGGCTATGTCCTCTGCAG acCTGCTGCCGGTCCCTACCCTCTCCACAGACCCCAGTTATCATTTCTATTATGAAGGGGAACATCTTGCTATCATATGCTCAGCtgcaacacaaaggaaaataggCGGATTTCGGTTCTTCAATCAAAGCGGGGAGCAAATCGACCTAAGAGCACCATACCCCCTCCCGTTTGCCTGGCTCCAGCTCAAGGCTTCAACAGCATCAGCTGGGACATACACGTGCATGTACTTTGTGGAGGACTCTGGGCAAGAAATTCCTTCCAACAGGAGCCTTCCTCTCTCAATTAAGGTCCAGA ctgctcccgTGGCCCCAACTTTATCCCTGGATCCTCAGCAGCAAGTCTATATATCCGGGAACAGTGTCAAGCTCCTCTGCTCCATCCCCTCATCTCCAGATAACGTTAGGGAAGTCCAGTACTATGCAGACTTTGGATTTGCAGTCTCCATCCCAGTATCAAATGTGAAAAACTACAGCTACGATCTCAAAATCACAGGAGAGGATGTCTCTGGGTCTTACAGTTGTGCCTACTTTGTAATGAAGTCTATGCGTCCTGTTCGATCCGAAAGGAGCCGCTGGATCAATGTTAATGTGAAAA GCTATAAAATCGGCTGGATTCGAGAGATCATTGTTGGGGGTTCATTCTTTACCATCAATGGcctcatctttttcttctcccactgCCTGATGAAGAGAACAG GGGTCCAACACTGA